The Rosa rugosa chromosome 1, drRosRugo1.1, whole genome shotgun sequence genomic sequence CACACGTGTCATAGGTCTATTGGAAACGGGTACTTCAAAAGGCGTGGGGAGTCGTGCCGTAATAACACCCCATAGAAAAATATAAAGCGTAGAGCGGaggggtagagagagaagcagagaaccctaatttttatttttttagagagagagagaggctgcataaggaggaagaagaagaagaagagagacgaTGTCAGGAGTTGCGAGCCAGCCCCAGGAGGAGGACAAGAAGCCCAACGATCAGGGTGCTCACATCAACCTCAAAGTGAAAGGCCAggtctttttctctttccccaATTCCCCAATTTTTAACGCCCTTTGTTTCTTAGGGTTTCTGTGGTTTGCTGTTAGATTTTGATTTTCGAATTTGATGGGTCCTTCAAATTATGGGTTTTGGTTGAAATCTAGGGTAGTCGATTAGGATTTGGTAGACTTGGTAAAGGCTTGTTCTTTTTTGGTATTGGGGATGAAGTTGTCACCGGGCTTCGATTGAAAGTTTGATTGAGCTGTAATGTTGTATATCGTTTCTGATTTCCTGTTTTAGTGTTGTAGTTGTTATCCACTATCTGTTCTGTATTTATGATTTATCCAATCATGTTGTGATTCCTCGCCGTTTTGGTTGTTATTTGAAAGTTCTGTTCTTATACTTGGTAGTGTATGTACCTTGTTTTTTGGTTTGTTCTACCATGATAGTGGTGATCTGTTGGGTTTGAGACTCTGTTCTTGGTTCTAGAAGCATAGAATCATCGTGTGCGAAGTGTAGCTTACATGGCCTTTTTTTGGTGTTGGAAAGTTATGCTCAAGTAATGATATTTGTGGTCGTCAAACTTAGCATCTATTCATGTTTCATTGCAGGATGGGAACGAAGTCTTCTTTAGGATCAAAAGAAGCACTCAACTCAAGAAGCTGATGAATGCCTACTGTGATCGCCAATCTGTTGAGCTCAACTCCATTGCCTTCCTGTTTGACGGCCGTCGTCTGCGAGCTGAGCAGACCCCTGATGAGGTTCGTCTCATTTCCCTTCTCTGTGTCTCCCTCTTCATATCCACACACTAGCAGTTGGTTGCACCTATGTGCTTTTAGAATGCCTACTAACTTGCTCTTTTGTTTCCTTGTTCAGCTTGAAATGGAAGATGGGGATGAGATAGATGCTATGTTGCACCAGACTGGAGGAGCTGCACAGCTTTGAATATATGATGTTATGAAAGACCGACTGTGTTCTATCAATCTAGGTTTATGAGGCGTTAGGATTTTAGTCTGTATAAGACTTTTGTTCTCTATTTCGAGTTTGCTGGTCTTTCTATGTCAGTAACTTATTAAAATTGATGTGATGTGGATTTGGAATCATTAGATTCAAGTGGTCTTGGAATTCAGTTTACTGAGCTACAAATCACTGTTGTTCCATGCATTTGTAATCTAAGTATTAGCTTTTAGCAGTCTTGGAATTCAGTTTCCGAGCCATATAAATGTCTGTTATCCCCAGCATTTTGATCAAATTTTTTGGTTTCTGGATAGTCCAAATTGAATCTCAATTACAAAAAGTAAATGGATGGTGAGTTCTCAGTTTACAGTAATCATGAATGATTGAAGACCTTTTGGATGCATCAGATTCCACCAGTCATTTGACAATAACAGTTCAAGAACTGGGCGGTTAAAAGCAAACCCGCTTTGTTAAAAGATCAAAATAAGCAAGATCTACAATATACCAAAATTCCTTATCATATATGTACAATGAAAATATACAGGCTGCCCCTacatagaatttaaacaatggCAACTAATACTACAAAGAATGTGAAAATTGAAGCTCTTCGTATGGTGAGTAATGGCATCATTGGTGTTATATGCATTTCTCGTTTGCTACAACTCTTGCTTTTCCCTTTAGGGCCAAAATACATATCATACATCGTTAAAGCTGTGTTTATACAGTATATCCAGACTGATTCCGCATTGATTGTGTAAACCCTAATTATGGGCAATTTTCCTCCTCATTTTTAACTGCTGAGCCAGAAGAAAAACTATCAGTTTAGGAATATTCATAGGTACACACGAAAGTACCAATTATCATCTCCAGAGTTTAAAGATAATCGGGAATGTAATCCGTCATCTAAAATCCACACAAATACAACTAACCAGCTGCTGAGCCTCAATGGTCTGCCTGCTACGTCTTGAATCTTCACGCCGTGAtct encodes the following:
- the LOC133725968 gene encoding small ubiquitin-related modifier 1-like, whose product is MSGVASQPQEEDKKPNDQGAHINLKVKGQDGNEVFFRIKRSTQLKKLMNAYCDRQSVELNSIAFLFDGRRLRAEQTPDELEMEDGDEIDAMLHQTGGAAQL